Proteins encoded by one window of Candidatus Odinarchaeum yellowstonii:
- a CDS encoding lipoate--protein ligase family protein, producing MIWRVIPLTVNKAAVNMAIDSAILDEVSVGRSPPTLRLYRWKPSAVSVGYFQSVNEEVDVEACKKSGVDIVRRITGGGAVYHSYEGEITYSVIVPENYEGIPKDIISSYELICSGIVKALSWLGLKAEFKPVNDIQVDGKKISGNAQTRRKGVILQHGTILLDLNVKEMFNFLKVSKEKISDKLIKSVEERVASLTTLTGVKPDFTKISQLLIKGFSESLKFNYKFNSLTPIEETLVKEYEVNQFNNIKWVFRR from the coding sequence ATGATTTGGAGAGTTATACCGCTTACAGTTAATAAAGCCGCAGTTAATATGGCTATAGATAGCGCTATTTTAGATGAAGTTTCAGTGGGTAGAAGTCCGCCTACGCTAAGATTATACAGATGGAAGCCTTCAGCGGTGTCCGTAGGATATTTTCAAAGCGTAAATGAGGAAGTGGACGTCGAAGCCTGCAAGAAGAGCGGAGTGGATATAGTTAGAAGGATAACCGGGGGTGGAGCGGTCTACCATTCATACGAAGGAGAAATCACTTATAGTGTGATTGTCCCGGAAAACTATGAAGGGATACCCAAAGATATAATCAGCTCCTATGAACTTATCTGTAGCGGGATAGTTAAAGCTTTAAGTTGGCTTGGTTTAAAAGCTGAATTTAAACCTGTAAACGACATACAAGTAGACGGTAAAAAAATATCAGGTAACGCTCAAACTAGAAGGAAGGGAGTAATATTACAGCATGGAACCATATTACTAGATTTAAATGTAAAAGAAATGTTTAATTTTCTGAAAGTCTCAAAAGAGAAAATATCAGATAAACTTATAAAATCAGTTGAGGAGCGGGTGGCATCTTTAACTACTCTGACAGGGGTTAAACCTGATTTCACAAAAATATCCCAGCTGCTTATTAAAGGTTTCTCAGAGAGCTTAAAGTTCAACTATAAGTTTAACAGTTTAACACCTATAGAAGAGACGCTTGTAAAAGAATATGAAGTAAACCAGTTTAATAATATTAAATGGGTTTTCAGAAGGTAG
- a CDS encoding radical SAM protein: MNLELLYNTGKTGKHLSIVEAEMLFQQGEVSNQQLSDIAVKYFHKNFENAIKLFYPGLKFSAISLTDNFCQLKCDHCNLKYLEHMKRLSDYTSLFDFAKKMEEKGALGILVSGGCDLEGAVPLDMFLDDLSRIKQETKLVVNVHTGLIKNSSIRELAKTGVDVVSFDVTGDDEVIRSVFHLNKSSKDYRNTFHALKKSGLNIVPHICLGLNKGVIGNEFKALRILEEFNPTLIVIIIFTPTAGTPLQNIKPPSSSSIQRFLSILRLTFPEAELSLGCMRPRGLFKKEIEVAALRSGFNRITSPSSAVKHYAAELNIKVEKFYGCCSLPGSLLSSFKIV; the protein is encoded by the coding sequence ATGAACTTGGAGCTATTATATAACACGGGTAAAACGGGTAAACATCTCAGCATAGTGGAGGCTGAGATGCTTTTCCAACAGGGTGAAGTATCAAATCAGCAGCTAAGCGATATTGCAGTGAAGTATTTTCATAAAAATTTTGAAAACGCAATCAAATTATTCTATCCTGGTTTAAAATTTTCTGCAATATCTTTAACAGATAACTTCTGCCAGCTTAAATGTGATCATTGCAATCTTAAGTATCTTGAGCATATGAAACGTTTATCAGATTATACCTCACTTTTCGATTTCGCTAAGAAAATGGAGGAGAAAGGTGCTTTAGGAATTTTAGTAAGCGGTGGCTGTGATCTGGAGGGCGCTGTGCCTTTAGATATGTTCTTAGACGACCTATCTAGAATAAAACAGGAGACTAAACTTGTTGTAAACGTTCACACAGGTTTAATAAAAAACAGCTCGATAAGAGAGCTTGCTAAAACAGGTGTAGACGTGGTTTCTTTCGATGTTACTGGGGATGATGAAGTTATTAGAAGTGTTTTCCATTTAAATAAGTCTTCAAAAGATTACCGGAATACTTTTCATGCTTTGAAAAAATCTGGGCTAAATATTGTACCACATATATGTCTAGGTTTAAATAAAGGTGTTATAGGAAATGAGTTTAAAGCGCTAAGAATTTTAGAAGAGTTTAATCCAACTTTAATAGTGATTATAATATTTACTCCCACCGCTGGGACACCGCTTCAAAACATTAAGCCGCCTTCAAGCTCTAGTATACAACGTTTTCTATCTATATTGAGGTTAACTTTTCCGGAGGCTGAGTTAAGCTTAGGCTGTATGAGACCGAGGGGTCTTTTTAAAAAAGAAATAGAAGTCGCTGCTCTGCGCTCAGGTTTTAATAGAATCACTTCACCTTCCAGCGCAGTGAAACACTACGCGGCAGAGTTGAACATTAAAGTAGAAAAATTTTATGGATGTTGTAGCCTACCTGGTAGTCTCCTTTCTTCTTTTAAAATAGTCTAA